The DNA window ATAGCCTAGTGAATCTTTttctacgttttttttttttatcactttcGATTTTGAAAGAAACGTGTATCacaataataagaataacaCATAGCCTAGTTCAATAAATGATGGGGTTTATAAATGTTGTACCAACTGTCCAGGATTGTCGAACAGGTAAACTTAATAAGTGAGAGTGTGCCAGATATCTTTTCGCAGTTGCAAGATAACCTGAGCGCCGACCTGAATGCACTGtttttgtgtgatgtgtgttgcCTTGCTTGAGGTCCTTTGGGAAGGTGCCGTTTCAAAACATTCTGTCTTGTTCACAGGTTGGGTTTGACGATGTCATCGGTGAACCAAGCAGCACTCACAGTTTTGACAAAGTGTGGATCGGAAGTCACGCTGTGTTTGAGTTGGTTAAATATGCCTTCTATCGACTACTGACCACGCTGCTTGCTATTCCAATGTCTTTCGTTGCCGGAATTCTCTTCGCAATCCTCAGCTGTATACATATTTGGTATGGGCATTGCATGCTCTTATTTTAGTCTAGACTAGTACATGTTTTCGACAGTCTCGTTCGCTACCTGTTTACATTGGCACATAATTAAATGGAGACCCACGAGTCTGGCATTGGTACATGCAGTTCACTTGTcagttttaacatttaacattaaatttTAGATCATTAATCGTAAAATAAACGGGTTAACACTCCAGAGAAATTTTCGACTTTAAAAGTCCGTTGGCATTCGCTAAGCAAGTGGCAGTAATGCAGAGACCATTTTAAATgagtgaaaatggaaaatatttcatgGGAGTGTTGAGGAATGTCCTGCTCCACAAACAAGGGGAAAGGGGAGTGTTTTAAATTCCAGAATGTTTGCACTCTTATCTGACTTAAtggcaacatgttttttttaatctgtaacTATTCATTGGATATTACAGCAGCATTGAACATTGTATTGTTGGTAGGCAGTGTTATTTCAATGTGAATTAGATTGTTCAGCTTTCATTCCTTTTTCTGTCAGGATTGTGATTCCAGCGGTACAAGGCTGTATGATGGTCTTGCCCTCAGTCCAAACCATCTGGAGGAGTTTGATGGACACCTTTATTGCTCCTCTCTTCCACAGCATGGGCAGGTGTCTGTCCACCATTAACGTCAAACCCACATACAACTGAAATGAGGATGGcccacaggaacacagaaagtaactttgttttgtcatttgtgaCCAAATCTGTTCTTTTCATTCCTTTGTTTTGATGCaggatgttttattttagttttacaaagtCAAATGTAATTGTGACAGCAATCATGTAGCAATCGAGTTAGAAATGTTATTTATGTGCAGTACAATACTGAATAGCTTTTACTTCTTTGATATATTCGTATGGCTGAAATATAGGGTGTTTTGAATATGACATGAAGAGCATACATTACCATATTATATCTGAATGAATATATGCAGCACATTGCTTACTATCTGCAGGCCAGTTTTGAAGGTTAAGATATTTTCATACTACTGTATTGCACCTgaagttctttaaaaaatattattttatttaaactgcattgcatttaatttgatgAAACATTGTTATTATATGAGTTTTAAAAGTGGTATATAACATAGTGGTATATCAATTATGAGGCTAATGACTGAAGAGTAATTTAATGGAAGTGttttatgtatgaaaatgtgtggtttttggtatattttcatataatgtATCGGGTgagtaatttattatttatgctaTTATATCTTTCATGCTGTTTATTCTGTTTGTCCACCTTTCATTGATACTCATTTTCTAAGTGAAATGTGGATCAACCAGATGTTCTGTAAAACTAAAcatctctcttttttgtgttaACTGTTATCTTTCTCATATAATATTTGACTTTTGCCAGTGCCTCTCTGTGATGTATTCTGATGTTTTGTTTCAACTGTtttgaacatggctgcaggcCAGGAACATGCCTTGAGAATATTTAACAGAATAATCCTAAAACATACCAGATAAATTATCCATAAATATAAGTTATGTACCTAGTGAAAAAGATACTGAAAAAGATATATTGTTCAtgaattttactgtatattgttaTGTATAAACCAGGTTAATGATTTTCATAACAATGTATTATCAACTGTGTTGATAAAAGTTAAAATTTTACATGTTTCCAATGAATTTATTAGAAAACATCATTGGCTTTGAATAGGTACATTGATATCCATTGCTGTGCAATCCAGTGTAAAGATTTCTAATTGATGGGAAGTTTTTGTGAAAGTGTATATTTGGACCTAATAACTAATATATTGTCCAAGGTGGAAATTTGCAGTGCATTGTCTTGGCCAAATAAAGGgttaattttatgttatgttatctgTGTATTTCTGATTCTGTTGACTTCTGTTGAGAGACAGAAGAAATGTTAAGTATGAGAGTGTGAACAATGATAATGCACTGGTATGTGGAATGGTCATATTGCCTGCATAGGTCATGAACTCCATAAGAAACAGCACCACAGAGCATAGCTCATGATTGGGGTTGGGGAGAGCAGACTCCAATCTCAACATGGTTTATTGAGGGAACTGTTAAATCATAACATCTAAGGCAttctataaaatgtatattcataAAATCCATATCTTGTCCCCCCTGAGGGATTCATACTACAGCAATTGTGTAgatttatatgtgtatatttctgTGCCATGGTTTTAGCTCCACCAAGCAGAGATATATCCAAGGGGAAGTTTGGACCCCCACAAGGATTACAGGGAAATTGTAAGAGTTTGCCCCCCAAAAGGAATTTCTGGCTACACCATTGTCAGTAAGTGCTGAATGCTGTAATAAATTGACAcaagctgaaaatatttttttgtacgtcTACATTTTAGAAGCACTATCAATTGTCACAAAGAACTTGGCTGAGGAAGCTGTAATATTCCTGTCTTTAAGTTTGTTATACTTGTACGAATGGAATTCTGTTTTGCAGTCATGGTTCATTCATGAGGTAACTCTGAGCCAATAATTCCAATAAGACATATGCCAGTCATTTGTTCACTGGGACACTGCCTGTTTTCAGTGCAGCGTatttgcatgttcttcctgtATCTCTGGTGTGATCGCATGGTTAAATAGATATTTGCATACCCAGAGGACCTCCTGTTCTGAGTAAGTCTGCAGGTGTGCACCCATCAGTAAAATGCCAACAGGGCCCATATGAAATATATTCCCAGACACAAAAACTGTCATTAAACTGACACTTTTGTGCTTAAAATCAACATTCTAAGCAAAAGTGaagtataaatgtattaaacacAAATTATACAGAAATGCTAACCAGGGCTCTCTTAAAATATATCTGGACGTCCATGGgagtcataaataaataaaaggactGCTTCACAGTAAAGAAACCTGCCACGTATATTAAGGGTTATGATTATTTAATTCACTTCGGTAggatttttttacttcaaaaacTTGGCAAATAAGGTAATTTCaatcacaaacaaaagcaggacAAAGGTAACAGTAGCACTCTATACACTTCCTGAAATGACAGTTGTATACAGGTGCATTGTAAACTCAGTATGTGATTTCTATATTCAAAAGGAAGCCCTTGGGTGCTgacaacaatgaaaaatgttctgttcAACAAGATCACATACCTGTTTAGAGCTTTTTAAACAGCCACACCCATGTTTTCTCGTACTGGAAAATGTCTGTGGAACGCTGTTCTATGTTGTGACAGAGCATGGAGAGCCCAAGTCATAAAAACAAAGCTGAaattaatctatttttaaaaaatgataactAATAAATCTTACAACTGTTTTATGCTGCAATCATTTATACTCAAAATGTCCTCTTGACCTGCCATAACCTTTTTTCTCCTAGCTGACAGCATGGCCCCATAAAATGAGATGGTTCAGTCAGGTTTAGGTTTTGCATATAGTCTTTGCATGTACATTAGACTATTAGAATATCTGAACTTTAAAAACAGATTACACTATTTGGGCATGGTGGGGCACAGTGAGTATTATTTAAGCCAGACATATTTTAACCCTGAGAGTACCTGACAGCTTCCTGTTTTGACGTTTTATGCATTTAGGTGAAATTTCTGACTTTcaatctttatttaattttaaacatacagtatctgaTCAACACCTGAGATTGTGGTGCCAGTCACAATCCTATGACATGAACTATAAACTATATATGGGGACAGctaacatccaacatctcatgcATCTtatcttctgggaaggctttatactagatgttggagcattgctgcagggatttgtttccatttagCCAGAATAGCATTAGTGTGGTCAGGCATCAATtaggcaattaggcctggctcacagttggctttccaattgatcccgaAGGTGTTGGATAGGGTTGCTATGTGCAGGCCAGACAACGTTGGGGAAGCACAAAATCgtccagaatgtgattgtgtgctgtagcattaagatttgccttaaCTGGAACAAAGGGGCGTCCAGATAGTTTCggtcatatactgtattttacatgtttctGACACCCAGGAGGCATCCTTATCAGATGCCTGAGCCACCTCAAGTGACTCCTTCCActgcagaggagcagcagctctACGTTGTGGTCCTCCCAGACGGCTGAGCTCCTCACTGCATGCATGCCAGACACAGAATCTTTGAAATAAAGCATAGAGGACATACAATATAATGCAGATATACCAGTTAATAGGCAATGCTTTGCCCCTCCAGCCAAGATTACCAAAAGTGAAATTGCTGGAGTAGCATTCACGTTCAATGAAGATTCACGTCTGTATTACTGGTAACTCTCAGGTGAATGAGTACACATCAAAACACACGTATTTCAGCGTCAGAAAGATCACACACTGCTCTAACGGCATCTTTAACGGCAGGCCTAAATGGCAAGACTTTCTGTCAAGGTTTCCACGCTACTGACTGACAACAGAGGTAATCCCCACGCCTCCTTGCCTACGCTCGTGCTTCCTTTGTGAAGTTACTGCATTGCCTCGGCACACCAATCAGGTCGCATTCCGGGTTCAGGACACCATGACTGGAGGAGTCCAGGACGAAGGTACAGACGAGGTAAACTGCCTGCTCTAGCCTAATGCAcactttcgtttttttgtttctcaaaaaaCGTACGGTGCCCACGGACACTGGTCTGAAGACAGTTTGGCATTTTTTTCCAAGTGGATAAGGTTATGCGTTCGGCACAGTTCGCTGGTCTTGTGACAGTGCTTTGTGGCGgcttaagctttttttttaatttttttttttaaaaacacttcttACGTGATCCCTGGTCGAAAGCATCGAAGTTAATGTCTGGAAAGTGTGCAGCATATCATGACTAGAATCGAACAAGATATGtatgaatgtttaaatatttacagagtACCACTGACCAAAATTAGAATTGAAAGAAGGATTATTTGACACATGCAGATAAAGAACTGTCTATCTGAAACCAATTGTACCTGTCTTGTTGCGCTTGCACAAGCATCCCTTTGCGTGACTTTTAGGTATAAGTACGTGAAATAAAGTTTTAGGAAAGAATTTAGATTTAGAAACTGagttttgtatattttctttaaatttataaaattgTACTTTTTGATGTGTTatactgtttttgtatttagaaaacatttttatggttTGGAGTGTAGGGTCCAGATTTGAATGAACGGCGTTAGACCACATCTGGAAGATGAGTTTGCGTGTGCATTTTGCGAGCTAGAGATGTTTATTGATGACCCCTTGCGGTAGAACTTAGGGCGCTGCTCCTGATGGGTGTGGTGCGGCTGCCGCTTAAATCTATCCTAGTCAGGGACAGGCTGCAAACTCCTGCTCCGGTCATCCAGCTGCCCGGGCATAACTTTATTCtgcctctcttttcctctttttttgtccTCAACCGAAATCCCAGGAATTTCTCAAATCACCTTTCATTAGAGACGAAGGAAATATATACaaaccaaacaacaaaaatatggaTAACGACAGCGTGAACGAGAAGACATTTGAAGATGTTCACACTAAAGAAATCGACCTAGTCAACCGGGACCCCAAGCACTTAAATGAAGACGTTGTAAAGGTAAGTCACTTTCCACGTCTGTCTTTATTCAGGGCAtaggaatattttattctatagTAGCAACCATTTATGCAAGAAAATAAGTATTGAACCGAATTACGTCACGCGTTATTCTGTATTCATATAGCACGTTTACATTTTCAGTGCCTACTACCCATTTAAATTGAGTTAAAAGTTAAATGCAATTACGTTTCCTCAACAACGTGCGACTTTTTCGTGGTGTGATTGCTTTGCTTTTCAGTTACATTGAA is part of the Anguilla anguilla isolate fAngAng1 chromosome 7, fAngAng1.pri, whole genome shotgun sequence genome and encodes:
- the cav2 gene encoding caveolin-2 isoform X1, yielding MGLEKEKSETSVIMSEDEFSRSIDPFLAKKEKAISSGPDRDPHQINEHLKVGFDDVIGEPSSTHSFDKVWIGSHAVFELVKYAFYRLLTTLLAIPMSFVAGILFAILSCIHIWIVIPAVQGCMMVLPSVQTIWRSLMDTFIAPLFHSMGRCLSTINVKPTYN
- the cav2 gene encoding caveolin-2 isoform X2 is translated as MLYQLSRIVEQVGFDDVIGEPSSTHSFDKVWIGSHAVFELVKYAFYRLLTTLLAIPMSFVAGILFAILSCIHIWIVIPAVQGCMMVLPSVQTIWRSLMDTFIAPLFHSMGRCLSTINVKPTYN